Part of the Anopheles gambiae chromosome 3, idAnoGambNW_F1_1, whole genome shotgun sequence genome is shown below.
ATacgaagcaaaagcaaagacTATCAATGCCACTGCACTAAACGCGGCGTAGCCGCCTACAGAACTACGATTGTCAAGCCAGTAAAACGATTCCTCCAGGTTCGGGTAGTATTGTATCGACTGGATTAATTCATTTCCCATGCTCACTTCTGCTTTGTGTATCGAACTGTACGTTACGACACAGGGTACCATCCAGTAAACAGAGGCTGCCACTACTATGTAGCGGCAGTAGAGCACGGAGAGTATATTTGTCTTAATATTTAGTTTGATTAGGGTTCGTTCTGATTGGGATTCGGGTTGTTGGGATGTTGGGTATACTGTTGATTCAGGAAAAGAGAACGATACAATGTCACTATTGgaaaaaaagctttcaaaGCGAACACTTACCGATATTTACGAAGGACTGAATTTCATCGAGCAGATCTCTGTAGTGGCGATGCTGAACGACGAAGCAGAAGAAGCCAACGTAAACGTTGGTGAAATAAATCAGCTCACCTAATCCACGTATCATGGCTTCGGTGTTGGGATAGGGAAAGCACACTTTGGGAACCAAGATCACAGTAATGTAGATGGACAGATTGACGTAGATGCATCTTCCAATCTGTTCTGTACCCGGTCTGAAACCCGACAGCCGAAGAAGACGCTTTGCAAACGGCATAACTGCCTTTGGATCTTCTGGACGTAGACTCAACATCGCCGCAGCAGCACAACAGCTTTGAAACTGTCAAACGCAACAATTTTATCGTAAATAGCGAAGTATTCCCATCGTCATATGTCAAGATCACACTCATTCATAATTGAATGGTGGTTGATTTATAATGTAAAATAGCATTAGAAACAAACTGGTGTAATTTGTGCCCTTTGAAGAAATAGGATATCATGTAATCGATGGTGGCCGTCTGGAAGCAAATTTAGAAACTTAAAGATTGGCAGCAATGTCTGCAAAGAATCAATGAAgagtatttgtgtgtgtgtgtgtgtgagtgtgtgtgtgtgtgtgtgtgtgtgtgtgtgtgtgtgtgtatgtgttaaaTACAGTAATTTGCCTAATTGTGGAGTTTAAGGCTCATCATATATTACTCTCAACGATATCCTCATGACATGACAAATACTGCAGTTATGACGGATACGTGTGGAAATGCCATATCTGAAATGTATGGTACGTATGATTTGTAGTTTAACCCATATCATCGCGGTCAAGATCAAGGAGCGTATAACAGGGCTATAGCTTTTTGATTAATCAATGCGTCATAGAAAAAAGGGATAGacgagttaaaaaaaaacaatcaaatactAATAAGCAGACTTTAAACTGTGTTATTCAATTGGGCAAAAATCACTTCCTTTATTGGCTCTCGTCAGTAACAGCATACTCTGTTTGGAAAAAATTCTAAGTCTAATTCAAACATTCGAATAAGGACAACAACACACGGTATTAAGTATCCAAACAGAGACGACACATCTGCGTCTTGCTCAGTATATTGCTCGTTGATAAATCACAAATCTCTTTCAAATAACTTGCATATGGTAACATCGGTCCCTAGATGAAATCCTTTAGCACGAGAAGAACGGTGTAAGATGTCTTGACAACCTACAAGACAGGATATTTGTGAAAGACGACTACATGATCTGTATTGCTCCTTGCTACCACTACTAACCTTAGCAAACAATTCGAGATCGATTGGAATAATGCCCCACGCTGTAATCCGTAGCCGTGCTTGGCCACGGACAATAACCATTGCAACCATTTTCTGTACCGCAGGACGATGTCGTTCCCATTGGAACTCGTACATCTGCCGGCTAATGGTTGTACCGGTGGTAGCAAGATCGCTGCAGAAAAAGCAGTAGCCAAACATTTCGGGCGTCAAATTTATCATTATCAGCAAGCTCATCATCGATGTCACATCGAGTCTGACGACTAGGACGTATAGAAGCGTGAAGCACCAGGTCAACATGCACAACACCAGCTGTAGAGCGAATACATAGCTTAACGTTTGATTGAGCAGTGCGACACAGCTAAGGGAATGATAAGGACGAGCGATGGTGATTAGTTCTCGTGAAACAATTGACTGGTAGAAGCAGCATACCGAATTGCCAGCTGATGCATTTGGATGAGTTTTTTGAGCTCTCGATCGATGTGTTCTGGACTTACAAGGTTCAACTCATCGATACCGATGTTGACGAGCTGAAGCAGTGTGCTGCAGTACTTGATCGTGGACAGGATCGTTAGTAGCTTTGTAGTTTGACTATATACGGCAAATATAAATGTGATGAATGCCACTACACTCAACACGGCATAACCCCTCACAGAAGTACGATTGTCAAGCCAGTAAAACGATTCCTCGAGGTTCGGGTAGTATTGGATCGCATGCATCGTACCATTTCCTGCGATGTCTTGTTCTTTGTGAATCGAAAGGTATGTTATTACGCATGGTGTAATCCAGTACGCGAAGGCTGCCACTGCTACGTAATAGCAGTAGACAACGGAAATTTGATTTATCTTAACGTTTAGTTTGATCAAGGTTCGTTCTGATAAAGATTCGGGTTGTTGTGACGATGTACGATACACTTTTGATGAAGAGAACACCAGTAATTGCAATATTGGTATTGGAAACCCCGCTCAGCGAACACTTACCAATATTTACGAAAGATTCGATCGCATTTAGTAGCTCTCTGTAGTGGCGATGTTGAGCGATGAAGCAGAAAAGGCCAACAAATATGTTGGTGAAAAAGATCAGCTCACTTAAGCCTCGAATCATGGCTTCAGTATCCGGGTAGGGAAAGCACACTTTCGGTACCAAAATTGCTGCAACGAAGATGAAAAGATTCAAGTAAATTCTTGTTCCAAGCTGTTCCGTATCCTGTCTGAAACCAGACAGCTGAAGAAGTCGCTTTGCGTAAGGCATAACTGCCTTCGGATCTTCTGGACGTAGCTTTTCCATCGCTGGGCAGCACAATACTCTCAGAACTTCGTTTAACTTGGACATTTTGATCCTAGCTGATCGAAATAGttgtacaaaaaacaaaacaaaactggatGATTGAATGATGCGATTGgctgattgtttttttacttgagAAAACGGGTACTTTTTGTATGGCGGTTGAAGCAGAAAATAACCCGCTTTTTGCTGGTTGGGCAGTAATTGCGTTTAAATTGCTATTTGTTTCACTAAGCATTCGGTTGTAACTAGAAAGTGACCATTTATGGTCCATATTAAGAAACATTAGATGCATCGTTTAGGACAAAATTACATCATCGTTTTGTGGGAGGCTCAAACTTGCTTAAATGATTGTTCTTATCCTATTTATTAAAAAGCCTTCCTTGggatatatttaaaatatatccACGTAACAAGAACCTATTAATCATGTCTGGAAAGCTGAATGGAAATGGTAACTAGTTCCTAAACCAACTCGCTTTAATGCTGCATCCATCCAATATCCCTCATGTCTGGCAGATGGAATAAAATACTTGCTTGAGAACATGTAACGCCAGTTTATTGGCATCCGTCTCATAGGATGTTCAGCTTTTCTCAGTTTGGCTTTACAGTTCGAAGTACTGTTTCCAGCAAAAGTAAAATGACCCAACAAAAACTAATACTGAATCCAAAACCATTGTCTTTATTACATGTTCTATATGCTTAAAGTAAATCATCTTGTCTTATTTGAGATGAGGATGTTAGCAATTAAGTATGTACAAACATTCGATTTTTCCAATAATTACATAGTAGCACATAACTTCTATATCAGATCTTTCAGTACGGCAAGAACCGTGTAGGAGTGCTTGACCACctgcaatattaaaaaaaaaaaaaaaaacaattttcgaACTGGAAGAGCTCAGGGTAGCCGTAATGTTACTCACCTTAGTGAATAATTCGAGATTGATCGGGATAAAACCGCACGCCGTAATTTGAAGCGGAGTTTGGCTGCGGGCAATAATCATCGCCACCATTTTCTGTACCGTGGGATGATGCTGTTCCCATCGGAACTCGTACATTTGCCTGCTAACGATCTTGCCCGTGGTGTCAAGCTCGGTGCAGAAAAAGCAGTAACCAAACATTTCAAGCGTCATGTTGATCATAATCAGCAAACCATTCGTGGCGATTGCATTGAATCCAACGATCAGAATGTAGAGAAGCGTGAAGCACCAGGTCAGAATGCATAGGGCTAGCTGCAGAGCCATTACAAAGCTTAGCGTTTGGTTGAGCAGGGCAACACACCTGAAAGGGTAAGACAAAATGGTTGTATCAGATGTGATAGGTTTCAGAGTTCTTGTTGAAGGTAATAGCTTACCGCAGAGCAAGCTGATGCAGTTGGATGACCTTTTTCAGCTCTCGATCGATGGCTTCTGAAGAGGTGTGGTTCAAGTTATCAACCTCAATACCTACAAGCTGTAGAAGAGTGCTGCAGTACTTGATCGTTGACAGGATCGTTAGCAGCTTTGTGGCATTGTTGTacgaagcaaaagcaaagacTAGTAATCCTACTATGCTGAACGCGGCATAGCCATACACCGAAGTACGGTTGTCAAGCCCGTAAAACGATCCCTCCAGGTTGGGGTAGAATCGGATTGGGTGGTTCGTTCCATATTCCGCTTTTGCTTTGAGTACTGAGTGGTACGTCATCAGGCATGGAGTGCTCCAATAAATCAAGCCTGCCGCTGCTAAGTACCAGCAGTAGAGAACcgaaattttatttatcttaaCGTTTAGTTTGATCAAGGTTCGTTCTGATGGGGATTCGGGTTTTTGAGATGTTGGGTATACTGTTGATTCGGAGAAGGAGAACAATATAATGTAGCGGTGGGGAAAAGCTTGGAATGAAAAAACTTACCGACATTTACGAAGGACTGAATTTCATTGAGCAGATCTCTGTAGTGGCGATGCTGAGCGACGAAGCAGTAGTAGCCAACGTAAACGTTGGTGAAAAAGATCAGTTCACTTAAGCCTCGTATAATGGCTTCGGAGTCGGGGTACGGAGAGCACACTTTAGGAATCAATAGCGCTGCAACGTAGACGAGCAGATTGAagaatattttcttttcaagcTGTTCCGTTTCCTGTCTAAAACCAGACAGCCGAAGAAGACGCTTTGCGAACGGCATAACTGCCTTTGGATCTTCTGGGCTTAACCTCAACATGATCGTGATTGCCGCACAGCCACTACGGCACTAACCGCTGAGTGTATATTTTGAAAAGATATTCTAGCTTGTACAGTCGTCAGAAACGACATGTGTACACGACCATTGGAAATCGCTTAGAATTTAAATACGTACCATCaaatggggggaaaaacacacatctaGCTAACAGCAGGAGCAGGACGTTCCATGCACCTGTTACGAAGTGGATCTGGGCATGCATGTGGGGTGCGCTTATCGAATGAATGTGCACAAAAAGCCGCCTCGTTAAGCATACCACACGGGCGGTTGATTGTTTCATAATCTTTGCCGCCCACCGGGTCCACGATGGATATCTTCGTAAGCCTGCCCTATCGTACGTACTTTGTAGCGCGATATCGCATCGGAGTATTAGAAGATTGAGTGCAGTTGCGTCAGGTGTTGATTGCGTTCGATtcggaggaagaagaagaagagaaaacacGCTTCCAGTGCGTACTCGCCTTGACGATTTGCTAATCGCACAAGCTTTACCAAGAATTTTGTGCTAATCGGAGTACATCAGCATTAGGGTGTGATTAACTGTGCACCCTGGGGGCCGTCTTGCCGTCTTGGAGGTGCGACAGTGAGTGTAACCCATCCCAGTAATCTTCGGTGATGTCCAAGCAAGGCCGCAATGGCCTTACGGTTATCTCAAAGTGCGAATGACGCGCCGCTGAAAGCAAATCAGTTCAAGTCAACGAACGCCTTGAAGAGAGTGCATCCGTGCTTATCGACTAAAGAAGGGGCTAAGGGGATCGGGTCGGAGCACAAGGtcaagcattttttttatcaactgCTTACTCTTTGCGAGGCGCTATACTATGGCTTGCCGTAGCCTTTATGATTGTCGGCTGTGgagtttgtttacctttttttgtacGGCTGTTGAAGGCCTTGAATTGTTATCAAACTTCAAGTCCCGGCTGTGTAGTGTGTATTGTATGGAGTAAGAATTGGTAATTAATGAACATTTCAGTTGTGTGAGCATAAGAATCTCTCATCCCCATAAGGAATGCTCTCTTGTCGATATACTCGGGAGGTCACAGCAAATCATTGGAACTAAAAATAGACTCCATCACAACGCTAAATGCGTCGCCCTTATCTGCTCTCATTCATTTGtcttttgtctgtttttttcttccttctatCTCTCCTCAACAGAACGTCTTCCTCAACAGCCTGTCGCtgcaggtggtggtggcccTGATCGTCGGCAGCCTGCTCTCGAGTACGTTCAAGTACCATGCGAAAATGTTTATCATCGTGCTGATGTCGTTCCTGGTGCTGGTCGTCCCAATTCCGCTGTTCCTGTTCAAGCCCCGTTGGCCTCTGAATGCGCTGTAAGGACCTTTCCGACGCGTGATTCCTCCGAAGCGCTTAGCTCCCTAAGTTCTCTCAAtatccctgttttttttttttcagaattCCAGGCATTGTGGCCTGTGCATTTATTCGCCTGTTCGGCGTGGAGTACGAAATCCGTGGCCAGGAGCACATTAACGTGCGAAACGGGGGCGTCGTGCTGCTGAACCACCAGAGTGCAATCGATATCGTGAGCAAGTATCACCCATCCCGTTGGAGGGCACAATCCTGCCTCCAGTGATTTTCCACTTTTAATACTCTTCCTTTTGTTGTGCTTTTCACAGTGTTATCGCGATTGCTGCGCGAGTTCCGCAACATCGTGCCGGTGGTGAAGAAGGAGCTGTTCTACATGCTCCCGTTCGGTATTGCCTCCTACCTGGTCGGGGTAGTGTTTATCGATCGCAAAAATACCGCCTCCGCGAAGGACGTCATGAAACGGGAAGCGGTCGCCATTACCAAAGACCATGTAAGTGCTGTTCGTACCACAAGGGACGCGGCGGCCGGTAACGGCATGAATGAATGATAAAGCGTCGCGCTACACCGACCCTATGCGTGAGAGTGAAAGACAGCTTGCCATGAAATTACATCATCCGCTCTCACTTTGGTGTTTTGTTACAGCTTAAACTGGCCATCTTCCCCGAGGGTACGCGGCACGACAACGACACGCTGCTGCCGTTCAAGAAGGGCTCCTTCCACGTGGCGGTCGATTCGCAATCGATCATACAGCCGGTGATTGTGTCCAAGTACCACTTTCTCGACCACAAGCGGAAGCGGTTCGGGCGGGGCCGGGTAATCATCAAGATTATGCCGGAAATCCCGACCAAGGGCATGACCAAGGCGGACGTGACCGAGCTGACCGAGCGCTGCCAGCAGCTGATGCAGACCGAGTTCGATGCGCTCAGTGCGGAGGCGAAGCAGTACTGCCATAACTGAGGAGCCTGGGCTGCAGTCGAACAGAAGTGGGATGTATCGGGCAATGCGAAAAGCAATAATAGTCgtacttgttgttgttgttgttgcggggACCAGTGCTGCCGGTGCAGCTAGTAGTAGCGAGTAGcacacaggaaaaaaaaaacactcaccaaaaacaaaaaatcatttgcCCGAGTGAGCGGAAACAGCACGGGCACGGGAAAGCCGGCTTGGtggaagaagagagagaggaagcatTTTCTTGCGGTACTAAGCGAAGAGACAATCTGTGATCAAATCCTGGTACTATACTGGTCATCATATTCGTGCTTCGCGGCGATATTATCAATGGGGaggataaaacaaaccaaaagagagagagagagagagagagagagggagaaagcggAAGTGGATGCTTCGGGATggaacaccaaaaaaaaaaacaaaaacaaaaaaaacaaaacttatcatcatcacacTCGGAAGTGTGTCCGAAAATGGTTCCCGGCAGTTACTATCAGACTCGTACCTGGTACCTGAGTACTTTCCTGAGTACGATAAACAATTTTTCAGTCGACACCATCTGAAAGATGTAGCGCAAGTGGAAAGGAATATGCAAGCGTCGTCAAAACAAGATGCGCAAGACAGGAAGGTAGACGCACTAAAAGA
Proteins encoded:
- the LOC1271319 gene encoding 1-acyl-sn-glycerol-3-phosphate acyltransferase alpha: MATLVEGIMIAAMNVFLNSLSLQVVVALIVGSLLSSTFKYHAKMFIIVLMSFLVLVVPIPLFLFKPRWPLNALIPGIVACAFIRLFGVEYEIRGQEHINVRNGGVVLLNHQSAIDIVMLSRLLREFRNIVPVVKKELFYMLPFGIASYLVGVVFIDRKNTASAKDVMKREAVAITKDHLKLAIFPEGTRHDNDTLLPFKKGSFHVAVDSQSIIQPVIVSKYHFLDHKRKRFGRGRVIIKIMPEIPTKGMTKADVTELTERCQQLMQTEFDALSAEAKQYCHN